Proteins encoded by one window of Dendropsophus ebraccatus isolate aDenEbr1 chromosome 4, aDenEbr1.pat, whole genome shotgun sequence:
- the CBLN1 gene encoding cerebellin-1 translates to MWVLELVLGLAWLAGMTSGQNETEPILLEGKCLVVCDSNPTADPTGTALGISVRSGSAKVAFSAIRSTNHEPSEMSNRSMTIYFDQILVNIGSNFDSERSTFISPRKGIYSFNFHVVKVYNRQTIQVSLMLNGWPVISAFAGDQDVTREAASNGVLIQMEKGDRAYLKLDKGNLMGGWKFSTFSGFLVFPL, encoded by the exons ATGTGGGTCCTGGAGCTGGTGCTGGGCTTGGCATGGCTGGCAGGGATGACCAGTGGTCAAAACGAAACGGAACCTATTCTGCTGGAGGGGAAATGCCTGGTGGTTTGTGACTCTAACCCGACTGCCGACCCGACTGGCACTGCGCTGGGCATCTCGGTGCGCTCTGGAAGTGCCAAAGTGGCTTTCTCTGCCATCAGGAGCACCAACCATGAACCCTCGGAGATGAGTAACAGATCCATGACTATATACTTCGACCAG ATATTGGTTAATATTGGAAGCAATTTTGATTCAGAACGAAGCACCTTCATATCCCCAAGAAAAGGTATTTACAGCTTCAATTTCCATGTGGTGAAGGTGTACAACCGGCAAACCATTCAG GTGAGCTTGATGTTGAATGGATGGCCTGTGATTTCTGCTTTTGCGGGTGACCAGGATGTGACAAGAGAAGCAGCCAGCAATGGTGTTCTTATTCAAATGGAGAAAGGGGACAGAGCTTACCTAAAACTAGACAAGGGCAATTTGATGGGAGGATGGAAGTTTTCAACATTTTCTGGATTTCTGGTATTCCCCCtttaa